The following nucleotide sequence is from Pandoraea thiooxydans.
CAGCAACAGAAAGACCTTGAAGGCCAACCAGAAGATACCCGGAATGAATGACAGGAAGCCGAACGGCGCGCTCCAGCCCCCCAGAAACAGTACCGAGGCCAGCGCCGAAATGACGATCATGTTGATATATTCGGCAAGGAAGAACAGCGCAAAACCCATGCCCGAATATTCGATCATATGACCGGCGACGATTTCCGATTCGCCCTCGACCACGTCGAACGGATGGCGGTTGGTTTCCGCAATGCCCGAGACGAAATACACGACGAACATCGGCAACAGCGGCAGCCAGTTCCAGGACAGCAGATTCAGACCCATGCCAGCGAAAATGCCGCGCTCCTGCGAGTGGACGATGTCCGACAGATTCAGCGTGCCAGACGTCATCAACACGGTCACCAGCGCAAAGCCCATGGCGATTTCGTAGGAAATCATCTGCGCCGAAGCCCGCATTGCGCCGATAAACGCATACTTCGAGTTCGATGACCAGCCCGCCAGAATCACACCGTAGACGCCCAACGACGAGATCGCCAGCACATACAGCAACCCGGCGTTGATGTTGGCCAGCACCATTTTCGATTGAAATGGAATCACTGCCCAGATCGCAAAAGCGGGCATCACGGCCATCACCGGCGCGATCGCATAGACCCATTTGGTCGCCTGGG
It contains:
- the nuoH gene encoding NADH-quinone oxidoreductase subunit NuoH encodes the protein MSLVDIITSHGQEWLGAAWPTVWALVRILVVAVVLLLCVAYLILWERKLIGWMHVRIGPNRVGPRGLLQPIADVLKLLLKEVITPTQATKWVYAIAPVMAVMPAFAIWAVIPFQSKMVLANINAGLLYVLAISSLGVYGVILAGWSSNSKYAFIGAMRASAQMISYEIAMGFALVTVLMTSGTLNLSDIVHSQERGIFAGMGLNLLSWNWLPLLPMFVVYFVSGIAETNRHPFDVVEGESEIVAGHMIEYSGMGFALFFLAEYINMIVISALASVLFLGGWSAPFGFLSFIPGIFWLAFKVFLLLSVFIWVRATFPRYRYDQIMRLGWKVFLPLTMFWLLVVGFWIMSPWNIWK